In the genome of Candidatus Binatus sp., one region contains:
- the hscB gene encoding Fe-S protein assembly co-chaperone HscB produces the protein MPRKLTIDPGALERRYHELSRKIHPDRFASSAARVRDASLRATATLTRSYRTLRDPVARGLYWLELNGEKLAENNKRVPSDLAELVFEVQEQLAEMHDAPADSDAARGFAAQVAQRRGQLQITMDARLAELERNFVKWDQRPDESMLTLELKAILSSIAYLRTLIRDVDRALENSKAA, from the coding sequence ATGCCCCGCAAGCTGACGATCGATCCCGGCGCGCTCGAGCGCCGCTACCACGAGTTGAGCCGCAAGATTCATCCCGACAGGTTCGCATCCAGCGCCGCCCGGGTGCGCGACGCGAGTCTGCGCGCCACCGCGACGCTGACCCGCAGCTACCGCACGCTGCGCGATCCGGTCGCCCGCGGCCTTTACTGGCTCGAACTAAACGGCGAAAAGCTCGCCGAGAACAACAAACGCGTTCCCTCCGATCTCGCCGAGCTGGTCTTCGAGGTGCAGGAGCAACTCGCCGAGATGCACGATGCGCCCGCTGACTCGGACGCGGCGCGCGGATTCGCAGCCCAGGTCGCCCAGCGGCGCGGCCAGCTTCAAATCACGATGGATGCCAGGCTGGCGGAACTCGAGCGAAATTTCGTGAAATGGGATCAGCGCCCGGATGAAAGCATGCTTACATTGGAGTTGAAGGCGATTCTTTCGAGCATCGCCTACCTGCGTACTCTGATTCGCGACGTCGATCGCGCGCTCGAGAACTCAAAGGCCGCCTGA
- the hscA gene encoding Fe-S protein assembly chaperone HscA, translated as MSRIFGIDLGTTNSLIAAMEDGAPRVIAVGGSHNALLPSVVAIAPDSAITVGERAIEMEPHLTVERDGHVSAVGFAGGEYGAVIRSVKRYMGLGGDEIAPEDRARYTFADLSGPVVRFQIGKRVFTPSQISAEILRALKDGAERALRAAGKDEKVERVVITVPAYFNDGQRQATKDAGRLAGLDVVRLVNEPTAASLAYGLNQRATGNVAVFDFGGGTFDISILSVKQGIFEVLATNGDTHLGGDDIDRAIVDWLLAEVPDALKLDRHVWNSARMAAENAKKRLTDVAETPVAVELPGHSIRKHLTRDALEHMAEPFLARALKRCELAVADAKLTPAGIDAVVLVGGLTRMPLVRQRVAAMFHKEPLCSIDPDQVVALGAAVQASVLMGTQGDMLLLDVVALSLGIETMGGVMERLIHRNTTIPTSVAEGFTTAVDNQTHVDIHVLQGERELAKDCRSLARFKLGPIQPQPAGVPRIEVTFLIDANGILNVNARDERTGREHSVDVKPSYGLTDDEIERMLEEAIDLGEQDLEERLLISYRNDAEQILGALRKQLGEFGALAEIGEHARMDEVVERLEAARSGTDRELIAKLVEELNEVTTPFAKRIMDVAIKLALEKKSVEELS; from the coding sequence ATGTCCCGAATTTTTGGCATAGACCTCGGCACCACCAACAGCCTGATTGCCGCCATGGAAGACGGCGCGCCGCGCGTAATCGCGGTGGGCGGGAGCCACAATGCGCTGCTGCCGAGCGTGGTCGCGATTGCGCCCGACAGCGCCATCACCGTCGGCGAACGCGCCATCGAGATGGAGCCGCATCTGACCGTCGAACGCGACGGCCACGTGAGCGCGGTCGGTTTTGCCGGCGGCGAATACGGCGCCGTCATTCGATCCGTCAAGCGCTACATGGGATTGGGCGGCGACGAGATCGCGCCCGAAGATCGCGCGCGCTACACGTTTGCCGATCTAAGCGGCCCGGTGGTGCGCTTTCAAATCGGCAAGCGCGTCTTCACTCCCTCGCAAATTTCCGCCGAGATTCTGCGCGCCCTCAAGGACGGCGCCGAACGCGCTCTGCGCGCGGCCGGCAAAGATGAAAAAGTCGAGCGCGTCGTCATCACCGTTCCCGCATACTTCAACGACGGCCAGCGCCAGGCCACCAAGGATGCCGGCCGTCTGGCCGGTCTCGACGTCGTGCGCCTGGTGAACGAGCCGACCGCCGCGTCACTCGCCTACGGCTTGAACCAGCGGGCAACCGGCAACGTCGCCGTCTTCGATTTCGGCGGCGGCACCTTCGACATCTCGATTCTCAGCGTCAAGCAGGGGATCTTCGAGGTGCTGGCAACCAACGGCGATACCCATCTCGGTGGCGACGACATCGACCGAGCGATCGTCGATTGGCTGCTCGCTGAAGTTCCCGACGCTCTCAAGCTCGATCGCCACGTCTGGAACAGCGCTCGCATGGCCGCCGAGAACGCCAAGAAACGCCTCACCGATGTTGCCGAGACGCCAGTGGCCGTCGAACTCCCCGGCCACTCGATTCGCAAGCACTTGACCCGTGACGCGCTCGAGCACATGGCCGAGCCTTTCCTCGCGCGCGCGCTCAAGCGATGCGAGTTGGCCGTTGCCGACGCCAAACTCACGCCCGCCGGCATCGACGCCGTCGTTCTGGTCGGTGGCTTGACGCGGATGCCGCTGGTCCGCCAGCGCGTTGCCGCGATGTTCCACAAGGAACCCCTGTGCTCGATTGATCCCGACCAGGTCGTGGCTTTGGGGGCCGCGGTTCAGGCTTCTGTGCTAATGGGCACGCAGGGCGACATGCTCCTGCTCGACGTGGTTGCCCTGTCGCTAGGTATCGAAACGATGGGCGGCGTGATGGAACGTCTGATACATCGTAATACCACCATCCCGACCAGCGTAGCCGAAGGTTTCACCACGGCTGTGGATAATCAAACGCATGTTGATATCCATGTTTTGCAAGGAGAGCGTGAGCTTGCTAAAGATTGCCGTAGCTTAGCGCGCTTCAAGCTGGGGCCGATTCAGCCCCAGCCGGCGGGCGTCCCGCGCATCGAGGTCACTTTCCTCATCGATGCAAACGGGATACTAAATGTCAATGCGCGCGATGAGCGCACGGGCCGCGAGCATTCGGTCGACGTCAAGCCAAGCTATGGACTGACGGACGATGAAATCGAGCGAATGCTCGAAGAGGCCATCGATCTCGGGGAGCAGGATCTCGAAGAGCGCCTGCTGATTTCGTACCGCAACGACGCCGAGCAAATCCTGGGCGCACTTCGAAAGCAGCTCGGCGAATTCGGGGCCTTGGCTGAGATCGGCGAGCATGCGCGCATGGACGAGGTGGTGGAGCGGCTGGAGGCGGCCCGAAGCGGAACCGATCGCGAGCTAATCGCAAAGCTGGTCGAGGAGCTGAACGAAGTTACCACTCCGTTCGCGAAGCGGATCATGGACGTCGCTATCAAGCTGGCGCTCGAGAAGAAATCAGTGGAGGAACTTTCTTAG
- a CDS encoding HesB/IscA family protein: MVISLSEGAAQKIRQLVADKGEGAGLRVKVVGGGCSGLQYRMEIDAAKERDKVFERDGARLIVDKKSFLYLNGSELDYGEELMSSGFKVVNPNAKRSCGCGESFVV; encoded by the coding sequence GTGGTGATTTCTCTTTCCGAGGGCGCCGCCCAGAAAATCAGGCAACTCGTCGCCGACAAGGGCGAGGGCGCCGGCCTGCGGGTGAAGGTCGTTGGCGGCGGATGCTCGGGCTTGCAATACCGGATGGAAATCGACGCCGCCAAAGAGCGCGACAAGGTTTTCGAGCGCGACGGCGCGCGTCTGATCGTGGACAAGAAAAGTTTTCTCTATCTCAACGGCTCCGAGCTCGACTACGGCGAAGAACTGATGTCGTCGGGGTTCAAGGTCGTCAATCCAAACGCCAAGCGCAGTTGCGGATGTGGAGAATCGTTCGTCGTATGA
- the iscU gene encoding Fe-S cluster assembly scaffold IscU, with protein MAYSDKVIEHYNNPRNVGSFAKDEPNVGTGVVGAPECGDVMKLQLKISDLGVIEDARFKTFGCGSAIASSSYVTELVKGKHIDEAMTIKNTVIVKELNLPPVKIHCSVLAEDAIKAAITDWRKRKGDHAASDEPALQSKEA; from the coding sequence ATGGCTTATTCGGATAAGGTTATCGAGCACTACAACAATCCACGCAACGTCGGCAGCTTCGCCAAGGACGAGCCCAACGTCGGCACCGGCGTCGTCGGCGCGCCGGAATGCGGCGACGTGATGAAGCTGCAGTTGAAGATCAGCGACCTCGGCGTGATCGAGGATGCGCGCTTCAAGACCTTCGGATGCGGCAGCGCGATCGCAAGTTCGAGCTACGTCACCGAACTGGTCAAGGGCAAGCATATCGACGAGGCGATGACGATTAAGAACACCGTCATCGTCAAGGAGCTCAACCTGCCGCCGGTCAAGATTCACTGCTCCGTGCTCGCCGAGGACGCGATCAAGGCCGCGATCACCGATTGGCGCAAGCGCAAGGGCGACCACGCCGCCTCCGACGAGCCGGCGCTCCAGTCGAAGGAGGCGTAG
- a CDS encoding IscS subfamily cysteine desulfurase, with protein MLKKPVYMDNHATTRVDSRVIDAMLPYFTEKFGNAASRNHSFGWEAEEAVDRARNQIAALIGAKSKEIIFTSGATESDNLAIKGVVEFYKDKGSHVISCVTEHKAVLDSCRALERAGKATVTYLPVDKYGMVDPDAVRRAITDKTVLITIMWANNEIGTIHPIAEIGRIAKEKGVIFHCDAVQAIGKVPVDFEKAGVDLASITAHKIYGPKGIGAIYVRSKGPRVRLSPQMDGGGHERGMRSGTLNVPGIVGLGAACEIAGMEMPEEARRLIQLRSQLQAGLFERLDEIYVNGHPTERLPGNLNVSFAYVEGESLLMGINDIAVSSGSACTSATLEPSYVIRALGIDDELAHSSIRFGLGRFNTLEEVDYVTDRVSKEVKRLREMSPLYEMAKEGVDLKSVNWKS; from the coding sequence ATGCTGAAGAAGCCCGTTTACATGGACAATCACGCGACCACGCGTGTCGATTCTCGCGTGATCGATGCGATGCTCCCGTATTTCACCGAGAAGTTCGGCAACGCCGCCAGCCGCAACCATAGCTTCGGCTGGGAGGCGGAAGAGGCCGTCGATCGCGCGCGCAACCAGATCGCGGCGCTGATCGGCGCCAAGAGCAAGGAAATCATTTTCACCAGCGGCGCCACCGAATCCGACAACCTGGCGATCAAGGGCGTCGTCGAGTTTTACAAAGACAAGGGCAGCCACGTCATCAGCTGCGTCACCGAGCACAAGGCCGTGCTCGACAGTTGCCGCGCGCTGGAGCGGGCGGGCAAGGCCACGGTCACGTACCTGCCGGTTGACAAGTACGGGATGGTCGATCCCGACGCGGTGCGCCGCGCGATCACCGACAAGACCGTGCTGATCACGATCATGTGGGCCAACAACGAGATCGGCACGATTCATCCGATCGCGGAGATCGGCAGGATCGCCAAGGAAAAGGGCGTCATCTTCCATTGCGACGCGGTCCAGGCGATTGGCAAGGTGCCGGTCGATTTCGAAAAGGCGGGCGTCGATCTCGCGTCGATAACCGCGCACAAGATTTACGGGCCCAAGGGAATCGGCGCGATCTACGTTCGCTCGAAGGGACCGCGCGTGCGGCTGAGTCCGCAGATGGACGGCGGCGGCCATGAGCGCGGGATGCGCTCGGGGACGCTCAATGTGCCGGGAATCGTCGGCCTGGGCGCGGCGTGCGAAATCGCGGGGATGGAGATGCCCGAGGAAGCGCGGCGCCTGATTCAGTTGCGCAGCCAGCTGCAGGCGGGATTGTTCGAGCGCCTCGACGAGATTTACGTCAACGGTCATCCGACCGAGCGTCTCCCCGGCAATCTGAACGTGAGCTTCGCCTACGTCGAAGGCGAGTCGCTGCTGATGGGCATCAACGATATCGCGGTCAGCTCGGGCTCCGCCTGCACCTCGGCGACGCTGGAGCCGTCGTACGTGATCCGCGCGCTCGGCATCGACGACGAGCTGGCGCACAGCTCGATTCGTTTCGGGCTGGGCCGCTTCAACACGCTGGAAGAAGTCGATTACGTGACGGACAGGGTCAGCAAGGAAGTGAAGCGGCTGCGCGAAATGTCGCCGCTGTACGAGATGGCGAAAGAAGGGGTCGATCTCAAGTCGGTCAATTGGAAGTCATAA
- the iscX gene encoding Fe-S cluster assembly protein IscX, with translation MGFKWDQAEEIAEVLAENHPGLDPLAARFTDLRQWVIDLDEFDDSREGSTEAKLEAIQMAWHEIYKEQNEDDSE, from the coding sequence ATGGGGTTCAAGTGGGATCAGGCCGAGGAAATTGCCGAAGTGCTTGCGGAGAATCATCCGGGACTGGACCCGCTCGCCGCGCGCTTCACTGATCTGCGTCAATGGGTCATCGATCTCGACGAATTCGACGACAGTCGCGAGGGCTCTACCGAGGCAAAGTTGGAAGCCATCCAGATGGCATGGCACGAAATATACAAGGAACAGAACGAAGACGACTCTGAATAG